One window of the Corynebacterium glutamicum ATCC 13032 genome contains the following:
- a CDS encoding Rieske (2Fe-2S) protein gives MFLLGTATTFAGAFLAACGTEPDQEVAATEVPVGSSVILGSVIIAQPTEGNFVAYSSACPHQGSRITKVEGDTVICTNHKSVFNISDGSVVSGPAQNGLTSANLKQDGDTLSASVQ, from the coding sequence ATGTTTCTTCTTGGAACAGCAACAACCTTCGCAGGTGCTTTTCTTGCAGCCTGTGGTACTGAACCAGATCAGGAGGTAGCGGCTACTGAAGTCCCCGTCGGAAGCTCTGTCATCTTGGGTTCCGTAATCATTGCGCAGCCAACCGAAGGCAACTTCGTGGCTTACTCTTCTGCATGCCCACACCAGGGATCACGCATCACCAAGGTAGAGGGAGACACTGTTATTTGCACGAACCATAAGTCAGTCTTCAACATTTCCGATGGTTCAGTTGTGTCCGGCCCAGCCCAGAACGGACTCACCAGCGCCAATCTCAAGCAGGACGGCGACACTCTGAGCGCGTCCGTGCAGTAG